The Populus trichocarpa isolate Nisqually-1 chromosome 11, P.trichocarpa_v4.1, whole genome shotgun sequence genome has a segment encoding these proteins:
- the LOC18102849 gene encoding stigma-specific STIG1-like protein 1 yields the protein MKFLKLLFLLAMLISFSAITLSATPTEEVSFPDFDFEDKENSDHHQTESQETTSSLRGTNRVLAQTRAFMTCDKNPRVCRVQGSPGPDCCKKMCVNQMTDWFNCGKCGKKCRYTEICCKGKCVNPMYNKNHCGGCNNKCKKGSACQYGMCSYA from the coding sequence ATGAAGTTCCTTAAGCTACTCTTTCTTCTTGCTATGCTCATTTCATTTTCAGCCATTACTCTTTCTGCTACACCAACGGAAGAAGTTTCATTCCCTGACTTCGATTTCGAAGACAAGGAAAACTCTGACCATCATCAGACTGAGAGCCAAGAAACAACCTCATCTCTGAGAGGGACAAACCGCGTTCTAGCCCAGACTCGGGCTTTCATGACATGTGACAAGAACCCTAGGGTTTGTCGAGTTCAGGGAAGCCCTGGTCCAGATTGCTGCAAGAAGATGTGTGTGAATCAAATGACAGACTGGTTTAACTGTGGGAAGTGTGGTAAGAAGTGTAGGTACACAGAGATTTGTTGCAAAGGGAAGTGTGTGAACCCAATGTATAACAAGAATCATTGCGGAGGTTGCAACAACAAGTGCAAGAAAGGGAGTGCATGTCAGTATGGGATGTGTAGTTATGCATAG